A stretch of DNA from Ancylobacter polymorphus:
CTCACTTCTGGATGAAGGACGCCCAGCGCTTCTGCGCCTCCTCGCCCGCCGGCGAGCTCCACCACGCCACCGAGATCAGAACCTGCTTGGCGGCATTCTCCGGCGAACTCGGCATCTGCGCGGCGCGCTCGGGCGAGATCTTGCCGGTCTTGTAGGCGGCGGGGTTGCCCGGGCCGTAATCGATGTAGGCCGGGAAGTTCGCCTGGATGTCGGGCGAGATCGCCGCGTTCAGGAACTTGTACGAGGTGTCCAGATTGGGGGCGCCCTTGAGGATGCAGAGCGAGGTTTCCTGCAGGAAGCCCTGGTTGAATGTGTAGCCGATCGGCGCGCCTTCCTTGATCACCGCCGTCACGCGGCCGTTCCACGCCATCTCCATGTCGATTTCGCCATCGGCGAGAAGCTGCGCCGACTGGGCACCCGAGGTCCACCACACGGTGACATGGGGTTTCAGTTCCTCCAGCTTCTTGAAGGCCCGGTCGACATCGAGCGGGTAGAGCTTGTCGGCCGGCACCCCGTCCGCCAGCAGCGCGGCCTCCAGCGTCGCCATCGGATGGCTGCGCAGCGCCCGCGTGCCGGGGAACTTCTTCACGTCCCAGAAGTCGGCCCAGGTCTTCGGGCCGTTCTCGCCGTATTTCTTTTTGTTGAACGCCAGCACCGATGAGTAGAACTCGTAGGGAACCGAATAGGCCGTCTTGTACTCTGCGGGGATGTCGGCCGCGTTGGGCAATTTCGCGAAGTCGAGCTTCTCGATCATGCCCTGCTCGCCGCCGCGGATGCAGTCCTTGGTCGGCGTGTCGATCACATCCCACACCGGCTTGCCGGTCGCGGTCTGGGTCTTCAGCACCGGCCAGGCGTCGGGCGAGGAATCCTGGTTGATGGTGATGCCGAGCAGCTTGGCCACCGGATCGAGGATGGCCTTGGTCTGGGCCTCCTGATAGGCGCCGCCCTGGGAGACGAAGGTGATCTGTTCGGCCGAGGCGGCCGCAGCCGACAGCAGCAGCGCCGCCATGATGATCGGGGTCGAGAGTGTCACGCGCATTTCCGGTTCTCCTCTGGTCATTTTTATCGGCCGCTGGCGTCAGTGTGGCGATGGTCGCGGCGCGTCATCGCCCTATGGCATCGAGGAACTGGTACCAGCCCGCGACCAGGCGCACGGCGGGCTCGCGCAGTCCGTAGAACGGGATGGGGTGCAGCGGCTGGCGCGTCAGCAGGCCGAGATCCGGCGTGCCGCCGGTCACCAGCGCGGCGACGTGGCGGCCGATGCCGGAGGCAAGGGCGACGCCGGTGCCGTTGTAGCCGACGCAGTAGACGACGCGCTCATCCAGCCGGCCGAGATGGGGCAGGCTGTCGAGCGT
This window harbors:
- a CDS encoding ABC transporter substrate-binding protein — encoded protein: MRVTLSTPIIMAALLLSAAAASAEQITFVSQGGAYQEAQTKAILDPVAKLLGITINQDSSPDAWPVLKTQTATGKPVWDVIDTPTKDCIRGGEQGMIEKLDFAKLPNAADIPAEYKTAYSVPYEFYSSVLAFNKKKYGENGPKTWADFWDVKKFPGTRALRSHPMATLEAALLADGVPADKLYPLDVDRAFKKLEELKPHVTVWWTSGAQSAQLLADGEIDMEMAWNGRVTAVIKEGAPIGYTFNQGFLQETSLCILKGAPNLDTSYKFLNAAISPDIQANFPAYIDYGPGNPAAYKTGKISPERAAQMPSSPENAAKQVLISVAWWSSPAGEEAQKRWASFIQK